In the Ipomoea triloba cultivar NCNSP0323 chromosome 6, ASM357664v1 genome, one interval contains:
- the LOC116023759 gene encoding uncharacterized protein LOC116023759: MIDEIDLVSDDEEEADDDIDINCPVIRLSREEKVRLWSKLKQTLIVKVMGRSMGYGYLLRRLTSLWRPKARMELVTVDNRYFLVKFASLDDLEFAKYGGLWMVMDHYLIVKEWIPNFDLFTDKTESMIVGVSRPINIDTATSMVSRASFARVCVEVDITKSLPAKFTFRNKVRPVVYEGLHLICFKCKMYGHNAGGCHLNPDGNASTDAAAGGDHRMENAPDADNGHNAGKENKQRVWKLP; the protein is encoded by the exons ATGATTGACGAGATAGATCTTGTATCTGACGACGAGGAAGAGGCAGATGACGATATTGACATAAACTGTCCGGTTATCAGGCTCTCCAGGGAAGAAAAGGTAAGGCTGTGGAGTAAGTTGAAACAAACGTTAATCGTTAAGGTGATGGGGAGAAGCATGGGATATGGATATCTCCTCAGGAGGCTCACGTCGCTATGGCGTCCAAAGGCAAGAATGGAGTTGGTTACAGTGGATAACAGATACTTTTTGGTAAAGTTCGCATCCTTGGATGATTTGGAGTTTGCAAAGTACGGAGGGCTTTGGATGGTGATGGACCACTACCTCATTGTTAAAGAATGGATCCCGAATTTTGATCTATTCACGGACAAAACAGAAAGCATGATAGT GGGAGTTAGTCGTCCGATCAACATCGATACTGCTACTAGTATGGTTTCAAGAGCCAGCTTTGCGAGAGTTTGTGTTGAGGTAGACATCACAAAGTCGTTACCTGCCAAGTTCACGTTCAGAAACAAAGTCCGACCTGTTGTGTATGAGGGGTTGCATCTTATTTGCTTCAAATGCAAGATGTATGGCCACAATGCCGGGGGATGCCATCTGAACCCAGACGGAAACGCCTCTACTGATGCGGCGGCGGGCGGGGATCACCGGATGGAGAACGCCCCTGATGCTGACAACGGTCACAATGCTGGAAAGGAAAACAAACAACGTGTCTGGAAACTCCCTTAA
- the LOC116023760 gene encoding uncharacterized protein LOC116023760, giving the protein MAPMYIVVREFKRNKTSAALKLRTMLHRAEVVKRSNQEDVFFMTKSSAKMCITTLSDIFEKRETGDFWVPAQIIGIEFDVNAWFYESCKAQRCNKKLEIKKGIFEFSKCGSKWHEGMYRYKIKVRVVDLNGTTPFLLWDHEALDLLSVKVDEVIAMQPKVMTKIPNNLRVWWAKGFFFSEEEVESPNVNVVKEATVPIIENEVLKSTAMLSSPEAMDSLISTKIPDKESDLEYHQAVEEFMIHGPCRIARKTSPCMVNGKYSKQFPKKFVDSSSFNKDGYPLYRRHDDGKTVTRNGIQLDNRVMRLTKNLRLNKMEPSVHHEQLEEFANWLTSISDGTIGVDNDGYADFDIPSKLLLQSDGDPISTIVRSTFPNFTGATMDGSCFKSSAILAPTLEVVNEVNQYM; this is encoded by the exons ATGGCTCCCATGTATATTGTTGTTCGAGAGTTTAAGAGGAACAAAACCTCTGCTGCCTTGAAGTTGAGAACGATGTTACACAGAGCAGAGGTAGTGAAGAGATCAAATCAAGAGGATGTGTttttcatgacgaagag TAGTGCAAAAATGTGTATCACTACCCTGTCTGACATCTTCGAGAAAAGAGAG ACTGGGGATTTCTGGGTACCTGCACAGATCATCGGTATAGAGTTTGATGTTAATGCTTGGTTTTATGAGTCCTGCAAAGCACAAAGATGTAATAAGAAATTGGAAATAAAGAAGGGAATTTTTGAGTTCAGTAAGTGTGGTAGCAAGTGGCATGAGGGCATGTACAGGTATAAAATCAAAGTTAGAGTTGTTGATCTTAATGGTACAACACCTTTTCTATTATGGGATCATGAAGCACTGGATTTGTTGAGTGTAAAAGTTGATGAAGTGATAGCAATGCAACCAAAg GTAATGACCAAGATTCCTAACAACTTAAGAGTTTGGTGGGCAAAAG ggttttttttttcagaggAAGAGGTAGAGAGTCCAAATGTGAATGTTGTGAAAGAAGCTACTGTTCCTATAATTGAGAATGAG GTGCTCAA GTCCACTGCAATGCTTTCATCTCCGGAGGCAATGGACTCCTTAATCTCAACTAAAATACCTGACAAAGAAAGTGATCTTGAATACCACCAAGCAGTTGAGGAGTTTATGATACATGGTCCTTGCCGTATTGCTAGGAAAACTTCACCTTGCATGGTTAATGGGAAATACTCTAAACAATTTCCAAAGAAGTTTGTTGATTCCTCAAGTTTTAATAAAGATGGATACCCATTATATAGAAGACATGATGATGGCAAAACAGTTACACGAAATGGCATTCAATTGGATAATCG AGTAATGCGCCTAACTAAGAATTTGAGATTAAATAAAATGGAACCTAGTGTGCATCATGAGCAATTAGAAGAGTTTGCTAATTGGCTAACTTCAATAAGTGATGGTACTATTGGAGTAGATAACGATGGTTACGCTGATTTTGATATCCCATCAAAATTGTTGTTGCAATCAGATGGTGATCCTATTTCCACTATTGTCCGGAGTACTTTCCCCAACTTTACTGGTGCCACCATGGATGGAAGTTGTTTTAAGAGCAGTGCAATTCTAGCACCAACATTAGAGGTGGTCAATGAAGTCAACCAATATATGTGA